The Oreochromis niloticus isolate F11D_XX linkage group LG15, O_niloticus_UMD_NMBU, whole genome shotgun sequence genome includes a region encoding these proteins:
- the LOC100703129 gene encoding sorting nexin-9 has protein sequence MAAQALVLYDFTAEPGNNELSVREGETITVTDQTVGGGWIQAQNCNGQTGLVPEGYLQIRNTGGVGGGGDPGYNPTQHAVQDDDGEWDDEWDDQSVSSYHDNNQPEGEAGASGRSAHGPSVKISLNKFSFSKGPSPEVFMLARPPADSRERLPVYMGEVGPVWLYPTSPLDCVIADPKKESKMYGLKSFIEYQITPNTTNRPVNHRYKHFDWLYERLLEKFGSILPIPSLPDKQVTGRFDDDFIRMRMEGLQAWMTRMCRHPIVSQSEVFQLFLTHRDEKEWKTGKRKAEKDETVGPMMFSLVEPEAAELDVVQVEQRCEHYSRFTKSMDDGVRELLSVGHAHWKRCTGPLPKEYEHIGRAFRNLSTVFITSKYPGEATLTDALTAAGKTYEEIAEIVAQQPQKDLHFLLETNSEYKGLLGCFPDIIAVHKAAVDKVKEGDRLVSAGKMNNSDRKCMNQRLSCMSYALQAEMNHFHSNRIYDYNRVMQLYLEQQVTFYQQIADKLREALSQFTTL, from the exons ATGGCTGCTCAG GCTCTGGTTCTGTACGACTTCACAGCAGAGCCAGGAAACAACGAGCTGTCGGTGAGAGAGGGGGAGACCATCACTGTGACAGACCAG ACTGTGGGTGGAGGCTGGATCCAGGCCCAGAACTGCAACGGACAAACCGGACTCGTACCTGAGGGATATTTACAG ATCAGAAACACTGGTGGTGTTGGAGGAGGCGGGGACCCGGGATACAATCCCACGCAGCACG CTGTTCAGGATGATGACGGTGAGTGGGACGACGAATGGGATGACCAGTCGGTGAGCAGTTACCATGACAACAATCAACCAGAAGGGGAGGCCGGAGCCTCGGGACGAAGCGCCCATGGGCCCAGTGTTAAGATCTCCCTCAATAA GTTCTCGTTCTCCAAAGGTCCGAGTCCAGAAGTCTTCATGTTGGCCCGACCTCCGGCTGACAGCAGAGAGAGACTTCCTGTCTAC ATGGGAGAAGTAGGCCCCGTCTGGCTGTACCCGACGTCTCCTCTGGACTGTGTGATTGCTGATCCAAAGAAAGAGTCCAAAATGTACGGACTGAAGAGCTTCATCGAGTACCAGATAACACCCAAC ACGACCAACAGACCTGTCAATCATCGCTACAAGCACTTTGATTGGCTGTACGAGCGTCTGCTGGAGAAGTTTGGGTCCATATTGCCCATCCCCTCACTGCCTGACAAACAGGTGACAG GCAGGTTTGATGATGACTTCATTAGGATGAGGATGGAGGGTCTGCAGGCCTGGATGACTCGGATGTGTCGGCACCCCATCGTCTCTCAGAGCGAAGTGTTTCAGCTCTTCCTCACCCACAGAGATGAGAAG GAGTGGAAGACGGGGAAGAGGAAGGCAGAGAAAGACGAGACGGTGGGTCCGATGATGTTCAGTTTGGTTGAACCTGAAGCCGCAGAGCTCGATGTCGTTCAGGT tgaACAGAGGTGTGAACACTACAGCCGCTTTACAAAGTCCATGGATGATGGCGTCAGAGAGCTGCTGAGCGTCGGGCACGCGCACTGGAAACGCTGCACCGGAC CGCTTCCTAAAGAGTACGAGCACATCGGCCGAGCCTTCAGAAACCTGTCGACTGTTTTCATCACCAGCAAATATCCAG GTGAGGCGACCTTGACCGATGCTCTGACGGCTGCTGGAAAAACCTACGAGGAGATCGCTGAGATTGTCGCCCAGCAG CCTCAGAAGGACCTCCACTTCCTGTTGGAGACTAACAGCGAATACAAAGGGCTGCTGGGATGTTTCCCAGACATCATCGCTGTACACAAG gctgCTGTAGATAAAGTGAAGGAAGGCGATCGTTTGGTTTCTGCAGGAAAAATGAACAACAGCGACAGGAAGTGCATGAACCAGCGGCTCAGCTGCATGAGCTACGCCCTGCAGg CTGAGATGAATCATTTCCATAGCAACCGTATCTACGACTACAACCGAGTGATGCAGCTTTACCTGGAGCAGCAGGTCACCTTCTACCAGCAG atcgcCGATAAGCTGAGAGAAGCTCTGAGCCAGTTCACCACGCTGTGA